From a single Rhizobium lusitanum genomic region:
- a CDS encoding RsmB/NOP family class I SAM-dependent RNA methyltransferase, which translates to MVLSSDNKNKHFNKDGKQAGNRSGEARPRDSVSSKPGFAARAAATKILSAVIDRKTPLDGMLDAEGGNPAYKALGDSDRALVRAILNSALRHLPRIEAAIASLLDSPLPEGARALHHVLVVGAAQMLYLDVPDHSAVDIAVEQANQDPRNRRFAKLVNAILRRIGREKQDILSQGADVPAMPKWFLSRLEAAYGRQAALKISDTQLEPAAIDVTVKSDAEGWAKRLNGVVLPTGGVRLAAFEGSIPSLDGFTEGEWWVQDAAASIPAKLFGSLAGQRVVDLCAAPGGKTAQLILAGGKVTALDQSANRLKRLSGNLARLGLEAETVVADMAKFQPDDLFDAALLDAPCSSTGTTRRHPDVLWTKGPEDIAKLAALQERLLRHALTLVKPGGLVVFSNCSLDPEEGEDLVARVLSDTDMAERLAIKPEDWPGLEAAISPLGAFRTTPDMLQLSGGFASGLDGFFAVVLRRTH; encoded by the coding sequence TTGGTCTTGAGTTCTGATAATAAAAACAAGCATTTCAATAAAGACGGAAAGCAAGCAGGCAACCGGTCGGGAGAGGCTCGGCCGCGTGATTCGGTTTCCTCCAAGCCCGGATTTGCGGCGCGCGCCGCCGCGACGAAGATTCTTTCGGCTGTCATCGACCGCAAGACACCGCTCGATGGCATGCTCGATGCCGAAGGCGGCAATCCCGCCTACAAGGCGCTTGGCGACAGCGACCGGGCGCTGGTGCGCGCCATTCTCAACTCGGCCCTGCGGCACCTGCCGCGTATCGAGGCGGCGATCGCTTCGCTGCTGGATTCGCCGCTGCCGGAAGGGGCTCGCGCCCTGCATCATGTGCTGGTAGTGGGTGCCGCGCAGATGCTCTATCTCGACGTGCCGGATCACTCCGCCGTCGATATCGCCGTGGAACAGGCCAACCAGGATCCGCGCAATCGTCGCTTCGCCAAGCTGGTCAACGCCATCCTTCGGCGCATCGGCCGGGAGAAGCAGGATATTCTTAGCCAGGGTGCCGATGTGCCGGCCATGCCCAAATGGTTCCTGTCCCGTCTCGAGGCTGCCTATGGCAGGCAAGCGGCGCTGAAGATTTCGGATACGCAGCTGGAGCCGGCCGCCATCGACGTCACGGTGAAATCCGATGCCGAGGGCTGGGCGAAGCGCTTGAATGGTGTGGTTCTACCGACCGGCGGCGTGCGGCTTGCCGCTTTTGAAGGCTCCATCCCGTCGCTGGATGGGTTTACGGAGGGCGAGTGGTGGGTGCAGGATGCCGCCGCCAGCATTCCGGCAAAATTGTTCGGCTCGCTTGCCGGCCAGCGGGTCGTCGATCTCTGCGCTGCGCCCGGCGGCAAGACGGCGCAGCTCATTCTGGCCGGTGGCAAGGTGACCGCGCTCGACCAGTCCGCCAATCGCCTGAAGCGACTGTCCGGCAATCTGGCGCGGCTCGGGCTGGAGGCGGAAACCGTCGTTGCCGACATGGCGAAGTTCCAGCCTGACGATCTCTTCGACGCGGCCCTTCTCGATGCACCCTGCTCGTCCACGGGCACGACGCGCCGTCATCCCGATGTGCTCTGGACCAAGGGTCCGGAGGATATAGCCAAGCTCGCCGCGTTACAGGAGCGCCTGCTTCGCCATGCCCTGACCCTGGTCAAGCCCGGCGGGCTGGTGGTGTTTTCCAATTGCTCGCTCGATCCCGAAGAAGGCGAGGATCTGGTCGCGCGTGTTCTGTCCGACACGGACATGGCGGAGCGTTTGGCGATCAAGCCCGAGGATTGGCCGGGTCTGGAAGCGGCGATTTCCCCGCTCGGCGCCTTCCGCACCACGCCCGACATGCTGCAACTCTCCGGCGGTTTTGCCTCCGGCCTCGATGGCTTCTTTGCCGTGGTGCTCCGTCGCACGCATTAG
- a CDS encoding YggS family pyridoxal phosphate-dependent enzyme, with product MELQERLNEVRSHIAAAGRQAGRPDGAVQLVAVSKTFDAEAIRPAISAGQRVFGENRVQESQGKWPALKAETSGIQLHLIGPLQSNKAADAVALFDVVETVDREKIARALADEIKRQGKATRLYVQVNTGLEPQKAGIAPDDTVAFVDLCRNELGLSIEGLMCIPPADENPGPHFALLAKLAAKAGVEKLSMGMSSDYEIAVAFGATSVRVGSAIFGTR from the coding sequence ATGGAACTTCAAGAGCGGTTGAACGAGGTTCGTTCCCATATCGCGGCAGCGGGCCGTCAGGCCGGCCGGCCCGATGGCGCCGTGCAACTCGTTGCCGTCTCCAAGACCTTCGATGCCGAGGCGATCCGCCCGGCGATCTCGGCCGGCCAGCGGGTATTCGGCGAAAACCGCGTGCAGGAGAGCCAGGGCAAATGGCCGGCGCTGAAGGCCGAGACATCAGGCATCCAACTGCATCTGATCGGACCGCTGCAATCGAACAAAGCCGCCGATGCCGTGGCGCTGTTCGATGTCGTCGAAACCGTCGATCGGGAAAAGATCGCCCGCGCTCTGGCCGATGAAATCAAGCGGCAGGGTAAAGCCACCAGGCTTTACGTACAGGTCAATACCGGCCTGGAGCCGCAGAAGGCAGGTATTGCGCCCGACGATACCGTCGCTTTCGTCGATCTCTGCCGCAATGAGCTTGGGCTTTCGATCGAGGGATTGATGTGCATTCCGCCGGCAGACGAGAATCCGGGGCCGCATTTCGCGCTTCTTGCCAAGCTTGCGGCCAAGGCCGGCGTCGAGAAGCTGTCGATGGGCATGTCGAGCGACTATGAGATCGCCGTTGCCTTCGGGGCTACGAGTGTCCGCGTCGGCTCGGCGATTTTCGGAACAAGATAA
- a CDS encoding heparinase II/III family protein, with protein MREAWRRMSRRAALARLRLTRHTMRVPERLIVAPTDLRSIDPFFAEELINGRILLAGRVLETEGGSPFALELPSQVFATRLHNFRWLRHLRAEKSDQASALARSILNDWMAVHGRRLQGIAWAPDTAAERLIAWLSHSPVLLQGTDSGFYRRFMRMLVLHVRYLRRVAATTRDGTTRFRVRIALAMSSVAMPNGASVLKRAGQALNREIDRQILPDGGHISRNPRVALELLLDLLPLRQTYVNLGHDVPSRLIPGIDRMYPALRFFRHQDGDLALFNGATSTLANELMSVLRYDETAGQTFKALPHAKYHRLAAGQAVVIVDTGCPASADLSRTAHAGCLSFEMSSGKARFIVNSGAPEFAGDRYLQAARATAAHSTVTLNDTSSCQFSKSKTLGPVMVGGVKKIIVERAETEDGRDYVRAAHDGYLSAFGYVHEREISLNAAGTILTGRDRFFVPEGKKHPPRGESLASARFHVHPSISLLQTETDSALLIAPDGETWVFSSPGNEVLVAEDIFFADASGMRSSDQLEIVFPIAEKPEIRWFLSHRP; from the coding sequence ATGCGGGAAGCATGGCGGCGGATGTCTCGCCGCGCGGCGTTGGCGCGATTGCGTCTCACCCGCCACACGATGCGTGTGCCGGAACGGCTGATCGTGGCTCCGACGGATCTGCGCAGCATCGATCCCTTCTTTGCGGAAGAACTTATCAATGGCCGCATCCTGCTGGCGGGCCGCGTGCTGGAAACCGAGGGCGGTTCGCCTTTCGCGCTGGAGCTTCCGTCACAAGTCTTCGCAACGCGTCTGCATAATTTTCGTTGGCTGAGGCACTTGCGGGCCGAAAAGAGTGATCAGGCATCGGCCTTGGCGCGCTCTATTCTCAATGATTGGATGGCCGTTCATGGTCGACGGCTGCAGGGCATCGCCTGGGCGCCCGATACCGCCGCCGAGCGGCTGATCGCTTGGCTGTCGCATTCGCCGGTTTTGCTGCAGGGCACGGATAGCGGCTTTTATCGCCGCTTCATGCGCATGCTCGTCTTGCATGTCCGTTATCTGCGCCGGGTTGCGGCAACGACGCGGGATGGAACGACACGCTTTCGGGTGCGGATCGCGCTTGCCATGTCTTCGGTCGCCATGCCGAATGGCGCCTCCGTGCTGAAGCGCGCCGGCCAGGCGCTCAACCGGGAAATCGATCGGCAGATCCTGCCGGATGGCGGGCATATCTCGCGCAATCCGCGCGTGGCGCTGGAGTTGCTGCTCGACCTGCTGCCGCTGCGCCAGACCTATGTCAATCTCGGCCACGACGTTCCGTCGCGGCTGATCCCCGGCATCGACCGTATGTATCCGGCCCTGCGCTTCTTCCGGCATCAGGATGGCGATCTGGCGCTGTTCAACGGCGCGACCTCGACGCTTGCCAACGAGCTGATGTCGGTGCTGCGTTATGATGAAACCGCCGGCCAGACGTTCAAAGCGCTGCCGCACGCGAAATACCACCGGCTGGCCGCCGGTCAGGCCGTCGTCATCGTCGATACCGGCTGTCCCGCCTCCGCCGACCTTAGCCGCACGGCCCATGCCGGTTGCCTTTCCTTCGAAATGTCGTCGGGCAAGGCCCGCTTCATCGTCAATTCCGGTGCGCCGGAATTTGCCGGCGATCGCTACCTGCAGGCTGCCCGCGCGACGGCGGCGCATTCGACCGTAACGCTCAACGACACCTCGTCCTGTCAATTTTCCAAGTCGAAGACCCTTGGTCCCGTCATGGTTGGTGGGGTGAAGAAGATTATCGTCGAGCGCGCCGAGACCGAAGACGGCCGCGACTATGTGCGAGCCGCGCATGACGGCTATCTCTCCGCTTTCGGCTATGTTCATGAGCGCGAGATCAGCTTGAATGCCGCCGGCACCATCCTTACCGGCCGCGACCGTTTCTTCGTGCCCGAAGGCAAGAAGCATCCGCCGAGGGGCGAAAGCCTGGCTTCGGCGCGCTTCCATGTCCATCCTTCCATCAGCCTGTTGCAGACCGAGACCGATAGTGCCCTGCTGATCGCGCCGGATGGCGAGACCTGGGTCTTCTCCTCGCCGGGCAACGAAGTGCTGGTAGCCGAGGATATCTTTTTCGCCGATGCCTCCGGCATGCGCTCATCCGACCAGCTCGAGATTGTTTTCCCGATCGCCGAAAAGCCGGAAATCCGCTGGTTTTTGTCCCATCGGCCATAG
- a CDS encoding DUF1013 domain-containing protein, which yields MAQQLLMPKATAIWLVDNTALSFDQIAQFCKLHPLEVKAIADGEAAQGIKGLDPIATGQLSRDEIGRAEANPNHKLKISEPKVRVPESKRRGPRYTPVSKRQDRPNAILWLVRNHPELKDAQISRLVGTTKSTIEQIRDRTHWNSTNLAPMDPVTLGLCSQIDLDMEVEKASKGRPLPTAAELGATLQPAQETEKLGFSYERDEPKEKALDADAVFAKLKSLKSATPDEDDDQY from the coding sequence ATGGCTCAACAATTGCTCATGCCGAAGGCAACGGCCATCTGGCTTGTCGATAATACAGCCTTGTCATTCGACCAGATCGCGCAGTTCTGCAAGCTGCATCCGCTCGAAGTCAAGGCCATTGCCGATGGCGAAGCCGCCCAGGGCATCAAGGGCCTCGACCCGATCGCTACCGGCCAGCTTTCGCGCGACGAAATCGGGCGTGCTGAAGCCAATCCGAACCATAAGCTGAAGATTTCCGAGCCGAAAGTCCGCGTGCCGGAATCCAAGCGTCGTGGCCCACGCTACACACCGGTTTCCAAGCGCCAGGATCGCCCGAACGCCATTCTCTGGCTGGTGCGCAACCATCCGGAATTGAAGGACGCGCAGATTTCCCGCCTCGTCGGCACCACCAAGTCGACCATCGAGCAGATCCGCGACCGCACCCACTGGAACTCGACGAACCTGGCTCCGATGGATCCGGTAACGCTCGGCCTCTGCAGCCAGATCGATCTCGACATGGAAGTCGAAAAGGCCTCCAAGGGCCGTCCGCTGCCGACCGCCGCCGAACTCGGCGCGACGCTGCAGCCGGCGCAGGAGACCGAGAAGCTCGGCTTCAGCTATGAGCGTGACGAACCCAAGGAAAAAGCACTCGACGCCGACGCTGTCTTCGCCAAGCTGAAGTCGCTGAAGTCCGCCACGCCGGACGAAGACGACGATCAGTACTGA
- the lptE gene encoding LPS assembly lipoprotein LptE, with protein MSSDKLFKLARLTGVASLIAVAGLVSSCQVRPLYAVSTGVTQKLAEVSFSDANSRVGQEVRNQLIFIAGRGAGETKLAKYTVDLSVSSGTAGVLYLPSSATSAAGRTTVTASFTLKNASDGKVLKSGSRAVTSLVDFPTQEFAKQRAIRDSEDRAAREVAEMVAADIGAALSR; from the coding sequence TTGTCGTCTGATAAGCTCTTCAAACTCGCCCGCCTTACGGGCGTCGCGTCGCTGATTGCCGTTGCGGGTCTCGTGTCCTCCTGCCAGGTTCGGCCACTTTACGCCGTGAGCACGGGTGTCACCCAGAAGCTTGCCGAAGTTTCCTTCTCCGACGCCAACTCGCGCGTCGGCCAGGAAGTCCGAAATCAGTTGATCTTCATCGCCGGCCGCGGCGCTGGTGAGACGAAGCTGGCAAAATATACGGTCGATCTGAGCGTCAGCTCCGGCACGGCGGGCGTTCTCTACCTGCCATCGTCGGCGACCTCGGCCGCTGGCCGCACCACCGTCACCGCGTCCTTCACGCTGAAGAATGCCAGTGACGGCAAAGTGCTGAAATCCGGCAGCCGCGCCGTCACCTCGCTGGTGGACTTCCCGACCCAGGAATTCGCCAAGCAGCGTGCCATTCGCGATTCGGAAGACCGCGCCGCGCGTGAAGTTGCCGAGATGGTTGCCGCCGATATCGGCGCAGCACTTAGCCGCTGA
- the holA gene encoding DNA polymerase III subunit delta, whose translation MSEIKSHEFDGFLQNAARTYRLFVIYGPDRGLVSERAGQVAGKTGVDLKDAFSLIKLDVGDLHNDAGRLLDEVNSIGLFGGEKLIWIRGAANEKALIDSLQIIADNPPDASFVIIEAGDLKKGSGLRKVAEASRKIATVPCYADDGRALNNLIDTELASENLRISPGARQVLLELLGGDRIASRNEVRKLALYCRGQGTIEEEHVVDIIGDASAISADDAVDAVLKGDSDAFLHAMQKIAASKTSMFLVLQGCLRQFQLLDVMRTEMDEKRVPPAQVMQTLGRHLHFRRKPIIEQALRSWTAPAIAREMNRLQSAILQTRQRASLEDTIATQTLLSTTLQSARKG comes from the coding sequence ATGTCGGAGATCAAATCCCACGAGTTTGACGGATTCCTTCAAAACGCCGCCCGCACTTACCGCCTTTTTGTCATCTATGGCCCGGACCGTGGTCTTGTCTCCGAGCGAGCAGGGCAGGTGGCCGGCAAGACAGGCGTCGACCTGAAGGACGCCTTTTCGCTGATCAAGCTCGATGTCGGTGATCTCCACAACGATGCCGGCCGCCTGCTTGATGAGGTCAACTCCATCGGCCTGTTCGGCGGTGAGAAGCTGATCTGGATTCGCGGCGCAGCCAATGAAAAGGCGCTGATCGATTCGCTGCAGATCATCGCCGACAATCCTCCCGACGCCAGTTTTGTCATCATCGAGGCTGGCGATCTCAAAAAAGGCTCCGGTCTGCGCAAAGTGGCGGAAGCATCCCGCAAGATCGCGACCGTCCCGTGCTATGCCGATGACGGACGCGCGCTGAACAACCTGATCGATACCGAGCTTGCAAGCGAAAATCTACGCATCTCGCCCGGAGCACGGCAAGTGCTGCTTGAACTGCTGGGCGGTGACCGGATCGCGTCGCGCAATGAGGTCCGCAAACTGGCGCTCTATTGCCGCGGGCAGGGGACGATCGAGGAAGAACATGTCGTCGACATCATCGGCGACGCCAGCGCCATTTCCGCGGATGACGCCGTGGATGCCGTTCTGAAGGGGGATTCGGATGCTTTTCTGCATGCAATGCAGAAGATCGCCGCATCCAAGACATCGATGTTTCTTGTCCTGCAAGGCTGCTTGAGACAATTTCAGCTACTGGACGTCATGCGCACAGAGATGGATGAAAAACGTGTGCCGCCGGCGCAGGTTATGCAAACGCTCGGCCGGCATCTGCATTTTCGTCGCAAGCCGATCATCGAACAGGCGCTTCGGAGCTGGACGGCGCCGGCAATTGCCCGCGAGATGAACCGTCTGCAGTCGGCCATCCTTCAAACCAGACAGCGCGCCAGCCTCGAAGATACCATCGCCACACAGACGCTGCTGTCGACCACGCTGCAATCCGCCCGCAAGGGCTAG
- the acs gene encoding acetate--CoA ligase, which yields MSEKIHPVTKPVKARALIDEAKYQKWYRQSVEDPDKFWGKHGKRIDWFKPYTKVKNTSFTGKVSIKWFEDGLTNVSYNCIDRHLKKHGDRVAFIWEGDNPYIDKKVTYNELYEHVCRLANVLKKHGVKNGDRVTIYMPMIPEAAYAMLACARIGAVHSVVFGGFSPEALGGRIVDCQSTFVITCDEGLRGGKPIPLKENTDTAIHIAAKQFVTVEKVLVVRRTGGKTGWAPGRDLWYHEETAKVKADCPPVKMKAEDPLFILYTSGSTGKPKGVLHTTGGYLVYASMTHEYTFDYHPGDIYWCTADVGWVTGHSYIVYGPLANAATSLMFEGVPNYPDQGRFWEIIDKHKVNIFHTAPTAIRSLMGAGDHFVKRSSRSSLRLLGTVGEPINPEVWEWYYNVVGEGRCPIVDTWWQTETGGHMIAPLPGATDLKPGSATKPFFGVIPELMDGDGKVLEGAANGNLVIADSWPGQMRTVYGDHERFIQTYFSAYKGKYFTGDGCRRDEDGYYWITGRVDDVLNVSGHRLGTAEVESALVSHHHVSEAAVVGYPHSIKGQGIYCYVTLMAGQEGSDALRQELVKHVRTEIGPIASPDKIQFAPGLPKTRSGKIMRRILRKIAEDDFGALGDTSTLADPAVVEDLIANRQNKADAA from the coding sequence ATGTCGGAAAAGATTCATCCGGTGACGAAACCGGTCAAGGCGCGCGCTCTGATCGACGAGGCGAAGTATCAGAAATGGTACAGGCAGAGCGTCGAGGACCCCGACAAGTTCTGGGGCAAGCATGGCAAGCGCATCGACTGGTTCAAGCCTTACACCAAGGTCAAGAATACGTCGTTTACCGGCAAGGTCTCGATCAAATGGTTCGAGGATGGGCTGACCAACGTCTCCTATAATTGCATCGACCGTCATCTGAAGAAGCACGGCGATCGCGTTGCCTTCATCTGGGAAGGCGATAACCCCTATATCGACAAGAAGGTCACCTATAACGAGCTCTACGAGCATGTCTGCCGGCTGGCGAACGTCTTGAAGAAGCATGGCGTCAAGAATGGTGATCGCGTCACCATCTACATGCCGATGATCCCGGAAGCGGCCTACGCCATGCTCGCCTGCGCCCGCATTGGTGCGGTGCATTCCGTCGTCTTTGGCGGCTTCTCGCCGGAGGCGCTGGGCGGCCGCATCGTTGATTGCCAATCCACCTTCGTCATCACCTGCGACGAGGGCCTGCGTGGCGGCAAGCCGATCCCGCTGAAGGAAAACACAGATACGGCGATCCATATCGCTGCCAAGCAATTTGTTACCGTCGAGAAGGTTCTCGTCGTGCGCCGTACCGGCGGAAAAACGGGCTGGGCGCCTGGCCGCGACCTCTGGTATCACGAGGAAACCGCCAAGGTGAAGGCGGATTGCCCGCCGGTGAAGATGAAGGCGGAAGATCCGCTGTTCATCCTCTATACCTCAGGCTCGACCGGCAAGCCGAAGGGTGTGCTGCACACCACGGGCGGCTATCTCGTCTATGCGTCGATGACGCATGAATATACCTTCGACTATCACCCCGGCGATATCTACTGGTGCACCGCCGATGTCGGCTGGGTGACCGGCCATTCCTACATCGTCTATGGGCCGCTGGCGAATGCCGCGACCTCGTTGATGTTTGAGGGCGTGCCGAACTACCCGGATCAGGGCCGCTTCTGGGAGATCATTGACAAGCACAAGGTCAATATCTTTCACACCGCGCCGACGGCGATACGCTCGCTGATGGGCGCCGGCGATCATTTCGTCAAGCGCTCGTCGCGCTCCAGCCTACGCCTGCTCGGCACGGTCGGCGAACCGATCAATCCGGAAGTCTGGGAATGGTATTACAATGTCGTTGGTGAGGGCCGTTGCCCGATCGTCGATACATGGTGGCAGACGGAAACCGGCGGCCACATGATCGCGCCGTTGCCGGGCGCCACCGATCTCAAGCCCGGTTCGGCGACGAAACCCTTCTTCGGCGTCATACCGGAACTGATGGACGGCGACGGCAAGGTGCTGGAAGGGGCGGCCAATGGCAATCTGGTCATCGCCGATAGCTGGCCAGGGCAGATGCGCACGGTCTATGGCGACCATGAGCGTTTCATCCAGACCTATTTTTCCGCCTACAAGGGCAAGTATTTCACCGGCGACGGGTGCCGGCGCGACGAGGACGGCTATTACTGGATCACCGGCCGCGTCGACGACGTGCTCAATGTCTCGGGCCACCGCCTCGGTACGGCCGAGGTCGAATCGGCGCTTGTCTCGCACCACCATGTCTCGGAAGCCGCCGTTGTCGGCTATCCGCATTCGATCAAGGGTCAGGGCATCTATTGCTATGTGACGCTGATGGCCGGTCAGGAGGGCTCCGACGCGCTGCGGCAGGAGCTTGTGAAACACGTTCGCACCGAGATAGGCCCGATCGCCTCGCCCGACAAGATCCAGTTCGCCCCTGGCCTGCCAAAAACCCGTTCCGGCAAGATCATGCGCCGTATCCTGCGCAAGATCGCCGAAGACGATTTCGGCGCGCTCGGCGATACCTCGACGCTGGCGGATCCGGCTGTGGTGGAGGATCTGATCGCCAACAGGCAGAACAAGGCGGACGCGGCTTAG
- a CDS encoding class I tRNA ligase family protein: MWRLVSEAADELKAVDPVPAREGEALAISQVAHRTLKAVQGDYDKLAFNKAVARIYEFVNALAAPLAKIAAGGTDTGYRSAAREAVEILIALVAPITPHLAEECSTALGNAHLIAMSAWPVYDEALVVENEIVYPVQINGKKRAELTIARDADQNAVQQAALALDAVASALNGQAPKKIIVVPQRIVNIVV, from the coding sequence ATGTGGCGCCTGGTGTCGGAAGCCGCCGACGAGCTGAAAGCAGTCGATCCGGTTCCGGCTAGGGAAGGCGAAGCACTGGCTATTTCTCAAGTCGCTCATCGCACACTGAAGGCCGTTCAGGGCGATTACGACAAGCTCGCCTTCAACAAGGCGGTCGCCCGCATCTACGAATTCGTCAACGCACTGGCCGCGCCGCTGGCCAAGATCGCCGCCGGCGGAACCGATACCGGCTATCGTTCCGCCGCTCGCGAGGCGGTCGAAATCCTGATCGCGCTGGTCGCGCCGATCACACCGCATCTAGCGGAAGAATGCTCGACCGCGCTCGGCAACGCGCATCTCATCGCCATGAGCGCCTGGCCTGTCTATGACGAAGCGCTCGTCGTTGAGAATGAGATTGTGTATCCGGTGCAGATCAATGGCAAGAAGCGCGCCGAATTGACAATTGCGCGCGATGCGGATCAGAATGCCGTGCAACAGGCGGCACTCGCCTTGGATGCCGTCGCAAGCGCATTGAATGGTCAGGCGCCAAAGAAGATTATCGTCGTTCCACAGAGGATCGTAAACATTGTCGTCTGA
- the htpX gene encoding zinc metalloprotease HtpX produces the protein MNIMRTAMLLAFMTALFMGVGYLIGGQSGMMIAFVVAAGMNFFSYWNSDRMVLSTYNAQEVDERSAPEFCGIVRDLARNAGLPMPKVYLYDNPQPNAFATGRNPQNAAVAASTGLLHALTPDEVAGVMAHELAHVQNRDTLTMTITATLAGAISMLGNFAFFFGGRRDNNNPLGAIGGLVAMIVAPLAAMLVQMAISRTREYSADRRGAEICGNPLSLASALGKIARGAAHIPNEEAEGHPATAHMFIINPLSGARMDNLFSTHPNTENRIAALHEMAQRGGGSAGPSVDTPTRPGSTGQAMTANPERKSRSVPNTGRGGTQPPKGPWS, from the coding sequence ATGAATATCATGCGTACTGCCATGCTGCTTGCCTTCATGACCGCCCTGTTCATGGGCGTCGGCTATCTGATCGGCGGGCAATCCGGCATGATGATCGCGTTTGTCGTTGCCGCCGGCATGAACTTCTTTTCCTACTGGAATTCCGACCGCATGGTGCTGTCCACCTATAACGCACAGGAGGTGGATGAGCGTAGCGCGCCGGAATTCTGCGGCATCGTGCGCGATCTCGCCCGCAATGCCGGCCTGCCGATGCCGAAGGTCTATCTCTATGACAATCCGCAGCCGAATGCTTTTGCCACCGGCCGCAATCCGCAGAATGCCGCCGTTGCCGCCTCGACCGGCCTTCTGCATGCCCTGACGCCGGACGAAGTGGCGGGTGTCATGGCGCATGAACTGGCGCATGTGCAGAACCGCGACACGCTGACCATGACGATCACGGCGACGCTTGCCGGCGCCATCTCCATGCTCGGCAATTTCGCTTTCTTCTTCGGCGGCCGGCGCGACAACAACAATCCGCTCGGCGCCATCGGCGGGCTGGTGGCGATGATCGTTGCCCCCTTGGCGGCCATGCTGGTGCAAATGGCGATCAGCCGCACGCGCGAATATTCGGCCGACCGCCGCGGCGCGGAGATCTGCGGCAATCCGCTGTCGCTTGCCTCGGCGCTCGGCAAGATCGCCCGTGGTGCGGCGCATATTCCGAACGAGGAAGCCGAGGGACATCCGGCGACGGCACATATGTTCATCATCAATCCGCTCTCCGGCGCGCGCATGGACAATCTGTTTTCCACGCACCCGAATACGGAAAACCGCATCGCCGCGCTGCACGAGATGGCGCAGCGTGGCGGCGGTAGCGCAGGCCCCTCCGTGGACACGCCGACCCGCCCCGGCTCGACGGGACAGGCTATGACTGCTAATCCGGAGCGTAAATCGCGCTCCGTGCCGAATACGGGTCGCGGTGGTACGCAACCGCCGAAGGGACCTTGGTCTTGA
- a CDS encoding DUF3800 domain-containing protein produces the protein MKESASDTILREKVDYRLPITPSETKQIIPVSKQKSANNTYIFADEAGCFTFNRNQNVSKYFIICTVTMNKLDVGHALQELRHQLLWEKFDIGDFFHATVDSQSVRDRVFQEILRHDFQVQATICEKAKAQPHIRQDKSRFYKYPWFYQFKHGVAKHVDRNTRVLVTAASIGTKKERATFTTALSDVMSQTIRNVQWAVDFRPSNCDPCLQLADYCAWAIQRKWERDDNRSYALIKDRISYEYELWKNGKELYY, from the coding sequence GTGAAAGAGTCCGCTTCTGACACAATATTGCGCGAAAAAGTCGATTATAGACTCCCAATAACACCATCTGAAACCAAACAAATTATTCCAGTTTCAAAGCAAAAATCTGCAAATAATACTTATATATTCGCCGACGAGGCGGGGTGCTTTACATTTAATAGAAATCAAAATGTGAGCAAGTACTTTATAATTTGCACCGTTACAATGAACAAACTTGACGTTGGCCATGCGCTTCAGGAGCTTCGCCATCAATTGCTCTGGGAAAAATTCGATATCGGAGATTTTTTCCATGCTACTGTGGATTCTCAATCTGTCAGAGATCGAGTTTTCCAGGAAATTCTGAGACACGATTTCCAAGTTCAAGCTACTATTTGCGAAAAGGCAAAAGCTCAGCCGCATATTCGTCAAGACAAGTCCAGATTTTATAAGTATCCTTGGTTTTATCAATTTAAACATGGCGTTGCGAAACACGTCGACAGAAATACGCGGGTGTTAGTTACCGCTGCATCGATCGGTACGAAAAAAGAAAGAGCAACATTCACAACCGCTCTTAGTGACGTGATGTCGCAAACGATCCGCAACGTGCAATGGGCTGTCGATTTCCGACCATCTAATTGTGATCCTTGCCTGCAGTTGGCTGACTACTGCGCATGGGCAATTCAGAGGAAATGGGAAAGGGACGATAATAGGTCGTACGCCCTTATTAAGGACCGTATTTCTTACGAATACGAACTCTGGAAAAACGGCAAAGAACTATACTACTGA